A single genomic interval of Granulicella tundricola MP5ACTX9 harbors:
- the dnaK gene encoding molecular chaperone DnaK, translated as MAKIIGIDLGTTNSCVAVMEGGEPKVIANEEGGRTTPSIVAFTKSGERLVGTVAKRQAITNPENTIFSVKRFMGRRSNEINEEMKMVPYKVVAKGDGVNIVAQGKEYTPPEVSAMILQKLKKAAEDYLGTTVTEAVITVPAYFNDAQRQATKDAGKIAGLDVKRIVNEPTAAALAYGLDKKKDETIIVYDFGGGTFDVSVLEVGEGVIEVKSTNGDTHLGGDNLDQRIVDWLITEFKSDTGLDLTAKGNEMALQRLKDAAEKAKIELSTAQESEINLPFITADASGPKHLVRNLTRAKLESLVDDLLQKSVGPCKQALKDAGIDASKINEVVLVGGQTRMPAIQKLVKDLFGKEPNKGVNPDEVVAIGAAVQAGVLAGEVKDLLLLDVTPLTLSIETMGGVATGMITRNTTIPTKKTETFSTAADNQTEVEVHVLQGERPMAAQNRTLGKFKLSGIPTAPRGVPQIEVTFDIDANGILNVTAKDNATGKDQKITITSSSGLSKEEVERMAKDAEAHAAEDKEQRDSVEARNGLDSLVYNVEKMLKDSADKVEASDKVEVEAALAESKTVLEGSPTAAQMNESKEKLTAASHKLAEAMYKAAAAQAPTDGAAASTGTADEAPKHDEGVIDAEYVDVDKK; from the coding sequence ATGGCAAAGATTATTGGAATCGACCTAGGAACCACGAATAGCTGCGTTGCAGTCATGGAGGGCGGCGAGCCCAAGGTGATTGCGAACGAAGAGGGCGGTCGTACGACTCCGTCGATCGTGGCGTTTACGAAGTCCGGCGAGCGTCTTGTGGGCACCGTGGCCAAGCGCCAGGCGATCACGAACCCCGAAAATACGATCTTCTCCGTGAAGCGCTTTATGGGCCGCCGGTCGAACGAGATCAACGAAGAGATGAAGATGGTGCCGTACAAGGTTGTGGCCAAGGGCGACGGCGTAAACATCGTGGCGCAGGGCAAGGAGTACACCCCGCCCGAGGTTTCGGCGATGATTCTGCAGAAGCTGAAGAAGGCTGCGGAAGACTACCTGGGCACCACGGTGACCGAGGCTGTCATTACGGTTCCGGCTTACTTCAACGATGCACAGCGCCAGGCGACCAAGGATGCAGGCAAGATTGCCGGTCTGGATGTGAAGCGCATCGTCAACGAACCGACTGCGGCTGCGCTGGCTTACGGGCTGGACAAGAAGAAGGACGAGACGATCATCGTCTATGACTTCGGCGGCGGTACGTTCGACGTGTCGGTGCTGGAGGTTGGCGAAGGCGTGATTGAGGTGAAGTCGACCAACGGCGATACGCACCTGGGCGGCGACAATCTTGACCAGCGCATTGTGGACTGGCTCATCACCGAGTTCAAGTCCGACACCGGTCTGGACCTGACGGCGAAGGGCAATGAGATGGCGCTGCAGCGTCTGAAGGATGCGGCGGAGAAGGCGAAGATCGAGCTTTCAACGGCGCAGGAGTCTGAGATCAACCTGCCGTTTATTACGGCCGATGCCTCTGGACCGAAGCACCTGGTTCGGAACCTGACGCGTGCGAAGCTGGAATCGCTGGTGGATGATCTATTGCAGAAGTCGGTTGGCCCCTGCAAGCAGGCGCTGAAGGATGCCGGGATCGACGCGAGCAAGATCAATGAGGTTGTGCTGGTTGGCGGTCAGACTCGTATGCCTGCGATCCAGAAGCTGGTGAAGGACCTGTTCGGCAAGGAGCCCAACAAGGGCGTGAACCCGGATGAGGTTGTGGCGATCGGTGCTGCGGTTCAGGCTGGCGTTCTGGCTGGCGAAGTGAAGGATCTTCTCCTCCTTGATGTGACTCCTCTCACCCTCTCCATCGAGACGATGGGCGGCGTGGCGACGGGCATGATCACTCGCAACACGACCATCCCGACGAAGAAGACGGAGACGTTCTCCACGGCGGCGGATAATCAAACCGAGGTCGAGGTGCATGTGCTGCAGGGCGAGCGTCCGATGGCTGCGCAGAATCGTACGCTGGGCAAGTTCAAGCTGAGCGGGATTCCGACGGCACCGCGCGGTGTTCCGCAGATCGAGGTGACGTTCGACATCGATGCGAACGGTATCTTGAATGTGACAGCCAAGGACAATGCGACGGGTAAGGATCAGAAGATCACCATCACCAGCTCGAGCGGCCTCAGCAAGGAAGAGGTCGAGCGTATGGCGAAGGATGCCGAGGCGCACGCGGCTGAGGACAAGGAGCAGCGGGATTCGGTTGAGGCTCGGAACGGGCTTGATTCCCTGGTCTATAACGTCGAGAAGATGCTGAAGGATTCGGCCGATAAGGTTGAGGCTTCGGACAAGGTTGAGGTTGAGGCTGCGCTGGCTGAATCGAAGACGGTGCTGGAAGGCAGCCCGACTGCGGCTCAGATGAACGAGTCCAAGGAGAAGCTGACGGCTGCAAGCCATAAGCTCGCCGAGGCAATGTACAAGGCTGCGGCTGCCCAGGCTCCGACGGATGGCGCGGCGGCGAGCACGGGCACGGCGGATGAGGCACCCAAGCATGATGAGGGTGTGATCGATGCCGAGTATGTGGATGTGGATAAGAAGTAA
- a CDS encoding intradiol ring-cleavage dioxygenase, whose product MPLPNLSRRRFLSTAVAVAALPLKSVAETTCTLIPEQEQGPFYLADELIRSRIAEDRTGVPLRLKLILMDSRTCTPLRNAAIDLWHCDAMGLYSGFTKTSPGPPPGGPGGPGGPGGPPPGFGDHHGPPPDRDGAGPPQMEPSDKLTFLRGIQFTGDDGAVSFETIFPGFYDGRTNHIHFKVRLEGHRQGDTYAAGHTAHIGQLFFPEFWNLKLMTRAPYANHHIHRTTEGEDNVFNQQHGSAAIANLIQTNPQHIEQGLYAQLRISVDPTATPKPIAGGGPRPPRD is encoded by the coding sequence ATGCCGCTCCCAAATCTCTCCCGCCGCCGCTTCCTCTCCACCGCCGTAGCCGTGGCAGCCCTCCCACTCAAGTCCGTAGCAGAAACCACCTGCACCCTCATCCCCGAGCAGGAGCAAGGCCCCTTCTACCTCGCGGACGAGCTCATCCGCTCCCGCATCGCAGAGGACCGCACCGGCGTCCCCCTTCGCTTGAAGCTCATCCTCATGGACAGCCGCACCTGCACCCCGCTCCGCAACGCCGCCATCGATCTCTGGCACTGCGACGCCATGGGCCTCTACTCCGGCTTCACCAAAACCTCCCCTGGCCCACCCCCGGGCGGACCAGGTGGCCCCGGCGGTCCCGGAGGCCCGCCTCCCGGCTTCGGCGATCACCACGGCCCCCCACCAGACCGTGACGGAGCCGGCCCACCCCAAATGGAACCCTCCGACAAACTAACCTTCCTCCGCGGCATCCAGTTCACCGGAGACGACGGTGCCGTTTCCTTCGAGACCATCTTCCCCGGCTTCTACGACGGCCGCACCAACCACATCCACTTCAAGGTCCGTCTCGAAGGTCACCGCCAGGGCGACACCTATGCCGCCGGCCACACCGCCCACATCGGCCAGCTCTTCTTCCCCGAGTTCTGGAACCTCAAGCTCATGACCCGCGCCCCCTACGCCAACCACCACATCCACCGCACCACAGAAGGCGAGGACAACGTCTTCAACCAACAGCACGGCTCCGCAGCCATCGCCAACCTCATCCAAACCAACCCCCAGCACATCGAGCAAGGCCTCTACGCCCAACTCCGCATCTCGGTCGACCCCACCGCCACCCCCAAACCCATAGCCGGCGGCGGCCCCCGACCACCCAGAGACTAG
- a CDS encoding YCF48-related protein, whose protein sequence is MRLIAALSLLLAATAAHAQFDLEESHTTASLRGVDALGDGVAWASGTNGTILRTEDGGYLWQPCTIPTGAEKLDFRGIQGFDANTAVAMASGPGTASAVYKTTDGCQTWKRVFTNPDAKGFFDNIHKVTSKQMYMMGDQVDGQFTVFFSPDRGDTWSIADDPGREADKGDGGFAASNSGLTAVGSTIYFVTGGSAVAHVYNTYGKCDPGAAQGASCPLAWQKTGLPLAAGNSASGAFSIAGRTTAGMSGKLSAVLVAVGGDYQKPDATAGTAAWSKDGGKTWTAATTMPHGYRSAVVFDSATQSWLTAGPNGTDISFDDGKTWKPVAGPTADSWNALSLPFAVGPKGRIGKLRAGVLKP, encoded by the coding sequence ATGAGACTCATTGCAGCCCTCAGCCTCCTCCTGGCCGCCACCGCAGCCCATGCCCAGTTCGACCTTGAAGAGTCCCACACCACCGCCAGCCTCCGCGGCGTGGACGCCCTCGGCGACGGAGTAGCCTGGGCCAGCGGCACCAACGGCACCATCCTGCGCACCGAAGACGGTGGCTATCTCTGGCAGCCCTGCACCATCCCCACGGGCGCAGAGAAGCTCGACTTCCGTGGCATCCAGGGCTTCGACGCAAACACCGCCGTCGCCATGGCCAGCGGGCCCGGCACCGCCAGCGCCGTCTACAAGACCACCGACGGATGCCAGACCTGGAAGCGCGTCTTTACCAACCCTGACGCCAAGGGATTCTTCGACAACATCCACAAGGTCACCTCCAAGCAGATGTACATGATGGGCGACCAGGTCGACGGCCAGTTCACCGTCTTCTTCAGCCCTGACCGTGGCGACACCTGGAGCATCGCCGATGATCCAGGCCGCGAAGCCGACAAAGGCGACGGAGGCTTCGCCGCCAGCAACTCCGGCCTCACCGCAGTCGGCTCGACCATCTACTTTGTTACCGGCGGTTCAGCCGTCGCCCACGTCTACAACACCTACGGCAAGTGCGATCCAGGCGCGGCACAAGGAGCAAGCTGCCCTCTCGCCTGGCAGAAGACCGGCCTGCCCCTCGCCGCCGGTAACTCCGCCTCCGGTGCCTTCTCCATCGCGGGCAGAACGACAGCGGGCATGTCCGGTAAGCTCTCCGCCGTCCTCGTCGCCGTAGGCGGCGACTACCAGAAGCCCGACGCCACCGCAGGCACCGCAGCCTGGTCCAAAGACGGTGGCAAGACATGGACCGCCGCCACGACCATGCCCCACGGCTACCGCTCCGCCGTCGTCTTCGATAGCGCCACCCAGTCCTGGCTCACCGCAGGCCCCAACGGCACAGACATCTCCTTCGATGACGGCAAGACCTGGAAGCCCGTCGCCGGCCCCACCGCCGACTCCTGGAACGCCCTCTCGCTACCCTTCGCCGTAGGCCCCAAGGGTCGAATCGGGAAACTGCGCGCCGGCGTCCTCAAACCCTGA
- a CDS encoding SDR family NAD(P)-dependent oxidoreductase — MKKSTAFYATQIIATSLAAAAAYALIPSENRLRWGQVAIITGGSRGLGLAIAHRLGKAGLKLVLAARSEDDLELARDQILRSRDVTDEDDILLIACDLTDSNQCGALIDSAIRTFGRVDVLVNNAGIIEVGAVEDQTIEAYERAMATNFFAALYLCQAVLPHMLARKSGSIVNISSIGGKLAVPHMLPYSAAKFALTGFSQGLHAEVRSKGVRVTTVCPGLMRTGGEVHAQFVGDVEKEKQWFQTAATTPLLSVTSEYAANRIFSAVNAGRAEITISPQAWLMARTAGLMPETTQFVNSLVNEYVLPAAVKAAPEPAVLHVHHNESDDEISAADPSPS, encoded by the coding sequence ATGAAGAAATCGACTGCCTTTTACGCTACGCAGATCATCGCGACCTCGCTCGCCGCTGCGGCGGCCTATGCGCTTATTCCTTCCGAAAACCGTTTGCGCTGGGGGCAGGTGGCGATTATTACTGGTGGATCGCGGGGTCTGGGGCTGGCGATCGCGCATCGTCTTGGAAAGGCAGGACTTAAGCTGGTTTTGGCGGCTCGTTCCGAGGATGATCTGGAGCTTGCTCGGGATCAGATTTTGCGTTCCAGGGATGTGACGGATGAGGACGATATTCTACTGATTGCGTGCGATCTTACTGATTCTAATCAGTGTGGGGCGCTGATTGACTCGGCAATCCGGACGTTTGGGCGGGTGGATGTGCTGGTGAATAATGCTGGAATTATTGAGGTGGGGGCGGTGGAGGATCAGACCATCGAGGCCTATGAGCGGGCTATGGCTACTAACTTCTTTGCTGCGTTGTACTTATGCCAGGCTGTGTTGCCGCATATGTTGGCAAGAAAGTCGGGGAGTATTGTGAACATTTCTTCGATTGGGGGCAAGCTGGCGGTGCCGCATATGCTGCCTTATTCGGCTGCCAAGTTTGCTTTGACGGGTTTCTCGCAAGGGCTTCATGCGGAGGTTCGGAGCAAGGGTGTGCGGGTGACGACGGTGTGTCCGGGGTTGATGCGGACGGGGGGCGAGGTGCATGCGCAGTTCGTCGGGGACGTGGAGAAGGAAAAGCAGTGGTTTCAGACTGCGGCTACAACTCCCCTGCTTTCAGTAACTTCCGAGTATGCGGCGAACCGGATCTTCAGCGCGGTGAACGCTGGACGGGCGGAGATCACGATCAGCCCGCAGGCCTGGCTGATGGCTAGGACGGCGGGATTGATGCCGGAGACGACGCAGTTTGTGAACTCTCTAGTGAACGAATATGTGCTGCCGGCAGCGGTCAAGGCTGCTCCAGAACCGGCTGTTTTGCATGTCCATCACAACGAATCTGACGACGAAATCAGCGCCGCAGATCCCTCCCCGAGTTGA
- a CDS encoding MerR family transcriptional regulator — protein sequence MATKRKSRGGYMISVVAEMYEIHPQTLRMYEREGLLRPSRSEGNTRLYTDEDLERLEFILNLARDLGVNIAGIAIVLQMRERMEEMNRQMQGFVDYVREEMLTRINQQQNPGAGLVPLRRAGLVPIKGTVKDVLKAPKKK from the coding sequence ATGGCGACCAAGCGTAAATCACGGGGCGGGTACATGATCTCGGTGGTGGCCGAGATGTATGAGATTCACCCGCAGACCCTGCGCATGTACGAGCGCGAAGGTCTCCTCAGGCCCAGCCGATCTGAAGGAAACACAAGGCTTTACACCGACGAAGACCTCGAACGCCTGGAGTTCATCCTCAATCTCGCCCGCGATTTAGGCGTGAATATCGCCGGAATCGCCATCGTCCTGCAGATGCGGGAGCGTATGGAAGAGATGAACCGGCAGATGCAGGGCTTCGTCGATTACGTGCGTGAAGAGATGCTGACCAGAATCAACCAGCAGCAGAATCCGGGAGCCGGCCTGGTTCCATTGCGACGGGCGGGGCTGGTCCCAATCAAGGGCACCGTCAAAGATGTTCTGAAGGCACCCAAAAAGAAGTAG
- a CDS encoding glycosyltransferase: MGWLLRVLFYVALAGSVTSSIYCLMVVAAAVRFGLRKRRDERASEDFLPPLSVLKPLHGTEPGMERNLETFFEQDYPSFELLFCARHATDQGLILAERVGQRYPQVNAKYVTCGEPMPKFHNAKVFSLEKLDSVAAHELYITSDADVRVAPNYLRRMVQNLKDPKLGIASCVYLGTAYGGEGSSFAAKLDAVGKSVEMTSGVLVADMLEGTKFALGATMAVPKKSFQAVGGFAELGQFYADDFELGNRLAKQGQGVKMATHIIKLMVQDTPFWLSFRNQLRWMQSTRRSRPWGHLGSGLTFAMPFGLLGLVWGLASGHALAGVLWLLGLVVNRWLQAGTILGVMGDPDWLRNVAIYPLRDMLGSMLWLGSYGGEKFYYRGKIYTLKPGGRVEAPE; the protein is encoded by the coding sequence ATGGGTTGGTTGTTGCGCGTGCTGTTCTATGTGGCGTTGGCTGGGTCAGTCACGTCTTCCATCTACTGTCTGATGGTCGTGGCTGCGGCCGTCCGTTTCGGTCTGCGTAAGCGGCGCGATGAGCGTGCGTCCGAGGACTTCCTGCCTCCGTTGAGTGTGTTGAAGCCGCTGCACGGAACTGAGCCGGGCATGGAACGCAACCTGGAAACGTTCTTCGAGCAGGACTACCCCAGCTTCGAGCTCCTATTCTGTGCTCGTCATGCGACAGATCAAGGATTGATACTCGCGGAGCGGGTGGGACAGCGCTATCCGCAGGTGAACGCGAAGTACGTGACCTGTGGTGAGCCCATGCCGAAGTTTCATAACGCCAAGGTCTTTTCATTGGAAAAGCTGGATTCGGTCGCAGCGCATGAGCTCTACATTACGAGCGATGCCGACGTTCGCGTTGCTCCGAACTACCTCCGGCGCATGGTGCAGAACCTCAAAGACCCCAAGCTTGGCATTGCCTCCTGCGTATACCTGGGGACAGCTTATGGCGGGGAGGGATCGAGCTTTGCGGCCAAGCTGGATGCTGTGGGCAAGAGCGTGGAGATGACCTCCGGCGTGCTGGTGGCGGACATGCTTGAAGGCACGAAGTTCGCTCTTGGGGCGACGATGGCTGTGCCGAAGAAGAGCTTTCAGGCGGTGGGCGGATTTGCAGAGTTAGGGCAGTTTTATGCGGATGACTTCGAGTTGGGGAACCGCCTGGCCAAGCAGGGGCAGGGCGTCAAGATGGCGACCCACATCATCAAGCTGATGGTGCAGGACACACCGTTCTGGCTTTCGTTTCGGAACCAACTGCGCTGGATGCAAAGCACGCGCCGCTCGCGGCCTTGGGGGCACCTGGGGAGCGGGCTGACTTTTGCGATGCCGTTTGGGCTGCTCGGACTGGTGTGGGGGCTGGCATCCGGGCATGCGTTGGCCGGCGTGCTTTGGCTGCTTGGCCTGGTGGTCAACCGCTGGCTGCAGGCCGGGACGATCCTTGGCGTGATGGGCGATCCGGACTGGCTGCGCAACGTGGCCATCTATCCGCTGCGAGATATGCTTGGCAGCATGCTTTGGCTCGGCAGCTATGGTGGCGAAAAGTTCTACTATCGCGGGAAGATCTATACGCTCAAGCCGGGTGGACGCGTTGAGGCGCCGGAGTAG
- a CDS encoding ArnT family glycosyltransferase, protein MNELKIRTRSIATIVLFWLILQVGGLFTPGLLDDVDSVYLEIAREMLHRHDYVTPYIDGIRFFDKPPLMYWMAALSMRVLGETDWAGRIPLALAVLALLLAVYALGRRLYPESDRGAFYSSLALATAIGPYLYTRFYIPDILIALWMTLSVHLFLIALDRVKTSSALIPSLLFAATLALNLLTKGLIGIVFPILFVLLYLFLTRQFRALPKLHLIPSTLVFAAIALPWHVMAALRNPAIPMPSGLGLPQKAGWAWFYLYNEHFARFLGKRIPHDYGQTPVWLFWLYAAIWIMPWTTFLPGAIATIREQLGHRIEVTIRQREAALTVTLWALIVLIFFTLSSRQEYYQLPALPALALMAGGQLARNTRSNLTWHARFLVPLASLVAIICAFYALTAPHPAPQADLFTVLTQNVANYNLSLGHLFDLTGPAMGFFRLPLALTAIGMLILGPASYLLRRKSHSHAANLTLAAGMTVVLLAAHEGLVRFNPILGSKGLSEAILTAQQSPRPDDLILIDGELTAGSTLLFYTRQPVHLVEGRVNGPWFGSFWPDAPPIFETNQTLHTLWSTPRRLYILTYNPAPRTQELSAFGPVHTLASAGGKTILTNH, encoded by the coding sequence GTGAACGAACTAAAGATTCGCACCCGATCCATCGCCACCATCGTCCTCTTCTGGCTCATCCTCCAGGTCGGAGGACTCTTCACGCCGGGGCTCCTCGACGACGTAGACTCCGTCTACCTCGAGATCGCACGCGAGATGCTCCACCGCCACGACTACGTCACCCCTTACATCGACGGCATCCGCTTCTTCGACAAGCCCCCCCTCATGTACTGGATGGCCGCGCTATCGATGCGGGTCCTGGGAGAAACAGATTGGGCCGGCAGAATCCCCCTCGCCTTAGCCGTCCTCGCTCTCCTGTTAGCCGTCTACGCCCTGGGCCGCCGCCTCTACCCCGAATCCGACCGAGGTGCCTTCTATAGCTCCCTTGCCCTCGCAACCGCCATAGGCCCCTACCTCTACACCCGCTTCTACATACCGGACATCCTCATCGCCCTCTGGATGACCCTCTCCGTCCACCTCTTCCTCATCGCTCTGGATAGAGTGAAGACCAGCTCCGCCCTCATCCCGAGCCTCCTCTTCGCCGCCACGCTCGCCCTCAATCTCCTCACCAAGGGCCTCATCGGCATCGTCTTCCCCATCCTCTTCGTCCTGCTCTACCTCTTCCTTACCCGCCAGTTCCGCGCCCTCCCCAAGCTCCACCTCATCCCGAGCACCCTCGTCTTCGCCGCCATAGCCCTCCCCTGGCACGTAATGGCCGCCCTCCGCAACCCCGCCATCCCCATGCCTTCCGGCCTGGGCCTCCCGCAGAAGGCGGGGTGGGCCTGGTTCTACCTCTACAACGAACACTTCGCACGCTTCCTCGGCAAGCGCATCCCGCACGACTACGGCCAGACGCCCGTCTGGCTCTTCTGGCTCTACGCCGCAATCTGGATCATGCCCTGGACGACCTTTCTCCCCGGGGCCATCGCAACCATCCGCGAGCAACTCGGCCACCGCATCGAGGTCACCATCCGCCAGCGCGAGGCCGCCCTCACCGTCACCCTCTGGGCTCTCATCGTCCTGATCTTCTTCACCCTATCGAGCCGCCAGGAGTACTACCAACTCCCCGCCCTCCCAGCCCTGGCCCTGATGGCCGGAGGCCAGTTAGCCCGCAACACCCGCAGCAACCTAACCTGGCACGCCCGCTTCCTCGTGCCCCTGGCGAGCCTCGTAGCCATCATCTGCGCCTTCTACGCCCTCACAGCCCCCCACCCCGCCCCCCAGGCCGACCTCTTCACCGTCCTCACCCAGAACGTCGCCAACTACAACCTTTCGCTCGGCCATCTCTTCGATCTGACCGGCCCCGCGATGGGCTTCTTCCGTCTGCCCCTCGCCCTCACCGCGATCGGCATGTTGATCCTCGGTCCGGCGAGCTATCTCCTTCGCCGCAAGTCCCACTCCCACGCCGCAAACCTGACACTCGCAGCCGGAATGACAGTCGTCCTGCTAGCCGCGCACGAAGGCCTTGTCCGCTTCAACCCCATCCTTGGCTCCAAGGGCCTCTCTGAGGCAATCCTCACCGCCCAGCAATCCCCCAGACCAGACGACCTCATCCTGATCGATGGCGAACTTACCGCCGGCTCTACCCTGCTCTTCTACACCCGACAGCCGGTCCACCTGGTCGAAGGCCGCGTGAACGGTCCATGGTTCGGCAGCTTCTGGCCGGATGCCCCACCCATCTTCGAGACCAACCAGACCCTCCACACCCTCTGGAGCACCCCCCGTCGCCTCTATATCCTGACGTACAACCCCGCGCCTCGCACCCAGGAGCTATCAGCCTTCGGACCGGTTCACACCCTGGCCTCTGCAGGCGGCAAGACCATTCTGACCAATCACTAG
- a CDS encoding glycosyltransferase family 39 protein produces the protein MTSDPSKPHFSILATSFAGGPRPRNAALILSGLWLLIFCTSLFTPPLLDDADATHAQAARAMLATGDYVTLHVDGIRYLEKAPLPYWITALSLRLFGFNTFAAHLPLALAVALLVLLGHRWANQAFGARTAFYTSIATLTSFGIFLFTRILIPEVLLSLFLCTALFAFLKSLEPSPLNENNRVPHVPTLGRGLEPAQTSPETERPSIAWYAGPHFYPYVMWSVLALAVLTKGLVALLFFFATTIAYLTLTATWSDWCRLKPFTGLLIFFAIAAPWHILAALSNPATADHQGFLWFYFWNEHVLRFLGRRFPHDYNKLPGYAFWLQHLVWLFPWSLFLPLGITALNRRYRHQVETLTGYIQVSATAKTFLIVCIALGVGAILEVARAFRLDSFTAGALIVLIFCIFWIVTRRQRADLPQSPFHRIDPQQRSILLLSLFAAIVLLFFSLSTNQEYYTFPAYLPILLLIAATITRAEQTYSTNPEARRWITFAHASLTALGTIAALALCFGLWTSRHLPYNPDIGTLLAHRNVGGYTLATSHLYDLTGSAFAALRLPAVLAALALLLGPLLAWHLRMQRRHLAATTTISFTAAAFLFSANLALARFAPLLSSADMAQTIQHLEHTGKITPDTQIFLYGDQALGSSIPFYLGHPVELVEGRSTSLLFGSTFPDAPHLFLSNADLTAQWGQGPRKILFVPAELQSKLPHLSGAFLLQQTSGKQLLTDRPLTP, from the coding sequence ATGACCTCAGACCCTTCAAAGCCTCACTTCTCCATCCTTGCGACCTCCTTTGCCGGCGGCCCTCGCCCCCGCAACGCGGCCCTCATTCTCTCCGGCCTCTGGCTCCTCATCTTCTGTACCAGCCTCTTCACCCCGCCGCTGCTGGACGACGCCGACGCCACCCACGCCCAGGCCGCACGCGCCATGCTCGCCACCGGCGACTACGTCACCCTGCACGTAGACGGCATCCGCTACCTTGAAAAGGCGCCCCTTCCCTACTGGATCACCGCCCTCAGCCTCCGCCTCTTCGGCTTCAACACCTTCGCCGCGCACCTCCCGCTGGCACTCGCCGTAGCGCTGTTGGTTCTGCTGGGCCATCGCTGGGCCAACCAGGCCTTCGGCGCACGAACCGCCTTCTACACCTCCATTGCCACCCTCACGTCCTTCGGCATCTTCCTCTTCACCCGAATCCTGATCCCCGAAGTCCTGCTCTCCCTCTTCCTCTGCACAGCCCTCTTCGCCTTCCTGAAGTCTCTTGAGCCAAGCCCCTTGAATGAGAACAACCGGGTGCCCCATGTCCCGACTCTGGGACGTGGGTTGGAACCAGCACAGACCTCCCCGGAGACCGAACGCCCGTCCATAGCCTGGTACGCCGGCCCACACTTCTATCCCTACGTCATGTGGTCCGTCCTGGCTCTGGCGGTCCTGACTAAAGGCCTCGTAGCCCTACTCTTCTTCTTCGCCACCACCATCGCCTACCTCACCTTGACGGCGACGTGGTCCGACTGGTGCCGCCTCAAACCCTTCACCGGCTTGTTGATCTTCTTCGCCATCGCCGCCCCCTGGCACATCCTCGCAGCCTTGAGCAACCCGGCCACCGCCGACCATCAAGGCTTTCTTTGGTTTTACTTCTGGAACGAGCACGTTCTCCGCTTCCTCGGCCGCCGCTTCCCCCACGACTACAACAAGCTTCCCGGCTACGCCTTCTGGCTCCAGCACCTGGTCTGGCTCTTTCCCTGGAGCCTCTTTCTGCCCCTTGGCATCACTGCGCTCAACCGTCGATATAGGCATCAGGTGGAAACGCTGACCGGATACATACAGGTCTCCGCGACGGCTAAGACCTTTTTAATTGTCTGCATCGCACTCGGAGTTGGCGCGATTTTGGAAGTCGCCAGGGCATTCAGGCTTGATTCCTTCACCGCTGGAGCGTTGATCGTCCTGATCTTTTGCATTTTTTGGATTGTCACTCGACGTCAACGCGCCGATCTCCCTCAATCCCCGTTCCACCGCATCGACCCGCAGCAGCGTTCAATCCTGCTCCTCAGCCTCTTCGCCGCCATCGTCCTCCTCTTCTTCTCTCTTTCCACCAACCAGGAGTACTACACCTTCCCGGCCTACCTGCCGATCCTGCTCCTCATCGCCGCCACCATCACCCGCGCCGAGCAGACTTACTCCACCAACCCTGAGGCCCGGCGCTGGATCACCTTCGCCCACGCCAGCCTCACCGCGCTCGGCACAATCGCCGCCCTCGCCCTCTGCTTCGGCCTCTGGACCTCGCGCCACCTGCCCTACAACCCGGACATCGGCACACTCCTGGCACACCGCAACGTCGGCGGCTACACCCTCGCCACCTCTCACCTCTACGATCTCACCGGCTCCGCCTTCGCCGCGCTCCGCCTGCCCGCCGTCCTGGCCGCTCTGGCGCTCCTCCTCGGCCCACTCCTCGCCTGGCACCTCCGCATGCAGCGCCGCCACCTCGCCGCGACCACCACCATCTCCTTCACCGCCGCCGCCTTCCTCTTCAGCGCCAACCTCGCCCTCGCCCGCTTCGCCCCGCTCCTCTCTTCAGCCGACATGGCCCAGACCATCCAGCACCTCGAACACACCGGGAAGATCACCCCAGACACCCAGATCTTCCTCTACGGCGACCAGGCCTTAGGCTCCTCCATCCCCTTCTACCTGGGCCATCCGGTTGAGCTTGTCGAAGGCCGTTCCACCTCCCTGCTCTTCGGCAGCACCTTCCCCGACGCGCCGCATCTCTTCCTCTCCAACGCCGACCTAACAGCCCAATGGGGCCAAGGCCCCCGCAAGATCCTCTTCGTCCCCGCTGAACTCCAGTCCAAACTCCCCCACCTCTCAGGTGCCTTCCTCCTCCAGCAAACCAGCGGAAAACAGCTCCTCACCGACCGCCCACTTACACCCTGA